The following proteins are encoded in a genomic region of Brachypodium distachyon strain Bd21 chromosome 1, Brachypodium_distachyon_v3.0, whole genome shotgun sequence:
- the LOC100842673 gene encoding U4/U6.U5 tri-snRNP-associated protein 2 — MGADEQPSPTRKREREEEEGDAADVDGAAAEKRPRAEESLLGLASYEEEEEEEGGHANGRPREKEAEDDDDEEEEEEDERRAPERRPRQVELRRDCPYLDTVNRQVLDFDFEKFCSISLSNLNVYACLVCGKYYQGRGLKSHAYTHSLEAGHHVFINLQTERVYCLPDGYEINDPSLEDIRHVLNPRFAREQVLNLDKNKQWSRALDGSNYLPGMVGLNNIKETDFVNVTIQSLMRITPLRNFFLIPENYQHSKSPLVHRFGELTRKIWHARNFKGQVSPHEFLQAVMKASEKKFQIGVQSDPVEFMSWLLNTLHAKLRSSKRKNRSIIYDCFQGELEVVKEIHRKHIVGDEQNGESSSQVETTSDGMVTETSRVPFLMLGLDLPPPPLFKDAMEKNIIPQVPLFNILKKFDGEAVTEVVRPSIARMRYRVIRLPKYMILHMRRFTKNNFFVEKNPTLVNFPVKNLELKDYIPLPKPKEKEKLRSKYDLIANIVHDGKPGEGCYRVFVQRKSEEAWYEMQDLHVTETLPQMVALSEAYMQIYEQHE; from the exons atgggcGCGGACGAGCAGCCATCCCCGACGCGGAagcgcgagcgcgaggaggaggagggggatgCGGCCGACGTGGACGGTGCCGCGGCCGAGAAGCGCCCGCGTGCCGAGGAGTCGCTGCTGGGGCTCGCCAGctacgaggaggaggaggaggaagaggggggcCACGCGAATGGGCGGCCCCGTgagaaggaggcggaggatgacgacgacgaggaggaggaggaagaggacgagaGGAGGGCTCCCGAGAGAAGGCCGAGGCAGGTCGAGCTGCGCCGGGACTGCCCTTACCTGGACACCGTGAATCGACAG GTCCTTGATTTTGACTTTGAGAAGTTCTGCTCAATCTCcttatcaaatttgaatgtgtATGCATGCCTAGTCTGTGGAAAGTATTACCAAGGAAGAGGCTTGAAATCACATGCGTATACCCACAGCCTTGAGGCAGGTCACCATGTGTTCATTAACCTTCAAACTGAGAGAGTTTACTGTCTTCCTGATGGATATGAGATAAATGATCCATCGCTTGAAGATATTCGACATGTTCTTAATCCAAG GTTCGCGAGAGAGCAGGTTCTAAATCTTGACAAGAACAAGCAGTGGTCAAGAGCTCTGGATGGCTCCAATTATCTACCTGGAATG GTTGGTCTGAACAACATTAAGGAGACTGACTTTGTGAATGTCACAATACAGTCATTAATGAGAATTACTCCTTTGAGAAATTTCTTTCTCATACCAGAAAATTACCAGCACAGCAAATCCCCACTGGTTCATCGATTTGGAGAACTAActcgcaagatttggcatgctAGGAACTTCAAGGGCCAAGTTAGTCCACATGAGTTCCTTCAAGCAGTTATGAAGGCCAGTGAGAAGAAGTTTCAGATTGGTGTACAATCTGATCCAGTGGAATTTATGTCATGGCTCTTAAACACACTGCATGCAAAACTAAGAAGTTCAAAGAGGAAAAACAGAAGCATCATATATGATTGCTTTCAG GGTGAACTTGAAGTTGTTAAAGAAATTCACAGGAAGCATATAGTGGGTGATGAGCAGAATGGCGAGTCAAGTTCACAGGTTGAAACAACAAGTGACGGTATGGTCACTGAAACGTCCAGGGTTCCATTCTTGATGCTCGGTCTTGACCTACCACCGCCACCTCTTTTCAAAGATGCCATGGAGAAAAATATTATTCCACAG GTGCCACTGTTTAATATACTGAAGAAGTTCGATGGTGAGGCAGTTACAGAGGTTGTGCGACCATCCATTGCTCGGATGAGGTATCGAGTCATTCGACTTCCAAAGTATATGATCCTTCACATGCGGCGGTTTACCAAAAACAACTTCTTTGTAGAGAAAAACCCTACTCTAG TAAATTTTCCTGTGAAGAACTTGGAATTGAAGGATTACATTCCATTACCTAAGccaaaggaaaaggagaagcTACGTTCAAAGTATGATCTCATAGCCAACATTGTACACGATGGCAAACCGGGTGAAGGATGTTACAGAGTATTTGTGCAGCGGAAATCAGAAGAGGCGTG GTACGAGATGCAGGATCTCCATGTCACCGAGACCCTTCCGCAGATGGTAGCTCTCTCAGAAGCCTACATGCAAATATATGAGCAGCACGAATGA
- the LOC100835598 gene encoding pentatricopeptide repeat-containing protein At4g02750: MPSSAPRRRSPPPATYTDPALLSRLRLAAGQASPRRLLLQALSLVLTSGLSSSHRALASRLLNSLLPHLPHSHLLRVLPFDHLTLLLLLSSGRHSRAGAALSLPAATALHALAVRAGHLPADLRLANSLLSIYLSLGAASSARRLIADIPRPDTVTWNTLLRACLRSGLLPSARRLFDQMPHRDLVSYNSMLSSYAAVGDMAGAGRLFDEMPERDVVTWNTMLAGYARGGADMASARAVFDAMPERDVVSWNSMLDGYAQAGDVVMAWAMFDGMPRRSAASWNVVLALYARRKDWRECLRLFDAMMAVGVSVPNEKTFVSVLTACGSLGDLERGKWVHGLVRERWDRLVPDVLLLTALLTMYAKCGAMETAREIFDSMSERSVPSWNSMIIGYGLHGQSEKALELFLEMEKSGPRPNETTFICVLSSCAHGGLVLEGWWCFDRMVRFYGFEPKAEHFGCMMDLLGRAGLLKDSENLIQNLQGKASPALWGIMMSASQTQNNYKLGEFVGKKLIEMKPAEFGPYLLLSNIYASEGRWGDVEKVREVMKENGAEKYVGLSLIGSSESEPRPATEDGITVPRDDVMLSMLGEMSVHMKLPKCREGSL, translated from the coding sequence ATGCCTTCCTCggcaccacgccgccgctcgccgccgccggcgacctaCACGGACCCTGCCCTGCTCTCGCGGCTCCGTCTCGCGGCCGGGCAGGCCTCCCCGCGGCGACTCCTCCTGCAGGCCCTGTCCCTCGTCCTCACCTccggcctctcctcctcccaccgGGCCCTCGCCTCCCGCCTCCTCAACTCCCTCCTCCCACACCTCCCCCACAGCCACCTCCTCCGCGTCCTCCCCTTCGACCACCtcacgctgctcctcctcctctcctccggccGCCACAGCCGCGCGGGTGCggctctctccctcccggCCGCCACCGCGCTCCACGCGCTCGCCGTCCGCGCCGGCCACCTCCCGGCCGACCTCCGCCTCGCCAACTCCCTCCTCTCTATCTACCTCTCCCTCGGCGCCGCTtcctccgcgcgccgcctcatCGCCGACATCCCCCGCCCGGACACCGTCACCTGGAACACCCTCCTGCGCGCCTGCCTCCGCTCCGGCCTGCTCCCTTCCGCCCGCCGCCTGTTCGACCAAATGCCACACCGGGACCTCGTCTCCTACAACTCCATGCTGTCCAGCTATGCCGCCGTGGGGGACATGGCCGGCGCTGGGCGGCTGTTCGACGAGATGCCCGAGAGGGACGTGGTCACCTGGAACACGATGCTTGCGGGGTACGCCCGCGGCGGGGCGGACATGGCGAGCGCCAGGGCGGTGTTCGACGCGATGCCGGAGAGGGACGTCGTGTCGTGGAACTCGATGCTCGACGGGTACGCGCAGGCCGGGGACGTCGTGATGGCGTGGGCCATGTTCGATGGCAtgccgaggaggagcgccgcgtCCTGGAACGTCGTCCTGGCGCTGTACGCGCGGCGGAAGGACTGGCGCGAGTGTCTGAGGCTGTTTGACGCGATGATGGCCGTGGGGGTTAGCGTGCCGAACGAGAAGACGTTCGTGAGCGTCCTGACGGCTTGCGGGagcctgggcgatcttgagAGGGGGAAGTGGGTGCATGGTTTGGTCCGAGAGAGGTGGGATAGGCTTGTGCCGGATGTTCTTCTGCTTACTGCGCTGCTGACGATGTATGCCAAGTGTGGGGCGATGGAGACCGCGAGGGAGATCTTCGATTCGATGAGTGAAAGGAGTGTACCGTCGTGGAACTCGATGATCATTGGTTATGGGCTGCATGGGCAGAGTGAGAAGGCTCTTGAGTTGTTCctggagatggagaagagTGGGCCTAGGCCAAATGAGACGACTTTCATCTGTGTGTTGAGCTCCTGTGCTCACGGTGGCTTGGTGCTTGAAGGCTGGTGGTGCTTCGATAGGATGGTCAGGTTCTACGGTTTTGAGCCTAAGGCTGAGCATTTTGGATGTATGATGGACCTCCTTGGCCGTGCTGGACTTCTCAAAGACTCAGAGAACCTCATCCAGAATTTGCAAGGGAAGGCGTCCCCAGCATTGTGGGGCATCATGATGTCAGCCTCTCAAACGCAGAACAATTACAAGCTTGGAGAGTTTGTCGGGAAGAAACTGATTGAAATGAAGCCAGCAGAGTTCGGCCCATACTTGCTCCTCTCAAACATTTATGCCTCAGAAGGGAGATGGGGCGACGTCGAGAAAGTAAGGGAGGTGATGAAGGAGAATGGGGCTGAAAAATACGTGGGTTTGAGCCTCATAGGATCGAGCGAATCAGAGCCCCGTCCTGCTACTGAAGACGGCATCACAGTTCCACGGGATGACGTGATGCTGTCAATGCTGGGTGAGATGAGCGTGCACATGAAGCTGCCCAAATGCAGGGAAGGAAGCCTCTGA